ATTACTCGTCGAGCGATACGCGCCCCGGTGGCGTTCTGGTACTCGTTTCTACTGTCGCCTTCAATTTAAATGTACCGGTCCTGAAACCCCTGAAAACCGTTGCCACGGGGCTGCTCGGGTGTGTTGGACCGTAGCACGGCCGTGGCGCTTACTTATAAATGGTACTGGTTGGTAACCGCACGATCGTTACCCCCGACTGTCAGTTCGATTCCGGATGCCGTCCGGGGGATTTCGGCCGTTCCGGCGTCGGCCGTTTCGAGCGGCCCGACGCGCACAACCGTCTCGTCTCCCGCCTCGCCGGCCCGCCAGGAAACGGTCGTCTCTACTTCCTCGTGCGTATCGTTACAGAGGGTTATTCCGACGGATCCCGGTTCGGGCGGGCCGTCGAGAATCGCCTGAACCGGTTCGAACGATCGGGCGAGCGCCCGGTACGCTTCCTTTTCCTCGCCGGTCCGGGTCAGGACACCCGCGCCGCCACCCGGTGTCGCATCGCGAAGCGTCGCCGCCACCAGCACGCCGCTTCTACGGCGGCGGAGCGCCTCCGCGACCGTCTTCAGCGTCCGCGCCTGGTACGTCTGGGACGCTTCGACGGTGGGATCGGCACCGACCCAGTGCTCGAGCGCCGCCTCGTCGAGTCCGGGGATATCGGCGGGGTCGACGTCGGCCGCGGTCAGCGATCCCGCGCCGAAGCCGCCGACGAACGGTCCGATCGAACGGTCGCGCTCGAGCAACCACTCGACCGCGTCGGCCTCGAGATACTGCCAGCCCGGAAAGATCAACGCGGCGTCGGAATCGGTGCCGGGCGGTCCCGCGCTCGTAACGACGGGACGATCGTCGGGGAGCACTTCGGCGATCGCTGCCGTGGAGGGACGATCGGCGGTCGTTCGCCGCGCACGGTAGCGGAACCGCAGTTTCGTCAGGAACCCGCCGCCGTAGAGTCCGTCGAACGGTCGACTCGGGTCGTCGTGGCCGCCGTAGATCGCGAGGCTCGGGTGGTGGCCGTACGTTCGCTCGAGCGCCGCCGCGAGCAATCGGGTGCGCTCGAGCGAGCGGTCGGCGTTCGGTCCGCCCGTCGGCAGGTCCTGCCAGACCAACACTCCGGCCTCGTCGCAAGCGTCGTAGAACGTCGGCGGGACGGGCGTGCGAGCGCGAAGCAGCGTCGCGTTCGCGCCAACAGCGCGCTCGACGTCCGTAGCCGGATCTCCGCCGGGCAGCCGCGTGAACCCGCGGGCTCGAACCTGCGTTCCGTTGACCAGTATACCCTCCCCGTCGCGTTCGATCTCCCGGAAGCCGACCGTCCGCTCGAGCGACTCCTCGCCCAGTTTCGCTCGAACCGCGTACCGCTGTTGGGGGCCGTAGCCGCGCGGCCACCACAGGGACGGCTCTCGGATCTCGAGAGTCCGGGACACCGTCACCCGCTCGCCCGCAGCGGCCTGTACCGACGCGCGCTGCATGGTCCCACCGCCGCGGAACCCCTCGGGACGCACGGAGAAGGTGATCGCGTCATCAGTCGACTCGCCCGCGTCGACCTCTGCCTCGACGTCGATGACGCCGCCGTCTTCGGTGAGTCGTGACCGGGCCTCGAAGCGGCGAAGGAACGTTCGAGGCCGAGACTCGAAACCGACGCCCCACCGGATAGCCGGCGTCGCGAATTCGTCCGGTAGCTCGTCGCTCCCGTAGATTCCCGTGAGTGGATCGGGTCGCTCGCAGACGACGACGAGTTCGTTCTCGGGTCGGGGATCGAACGCGGCGCGGAACGGGAGGACAGTCGAGTCGTGCGCGCCCAGTCGGTCCCCGTTGAGCCATATTTCGGCTCGAGCATAGATCCCGCGAAGTTCGACCAACGCCCGTTCGCCGGCGTCACTCCGCGGATCTCCGAACGTCGTCCGGTAGGCGATCGGTCCCGCGGCGTCGCCGAACGCTGCCGGCCGTCCGGGAACGGAAACCGGCAACCACTCCTCGACCGTCGGCGGGCCGTCGTCGCCCCGTCGATTGACGACCCCACCGGTCCACTTGGCACCCATTGGCACAGTCACGGAACCCGAGGGAAAAAGCTGTTCCGACGTCCGACTCGAGACCTAAAACAGGTTCTCGAGGCGGTCGTCGGCGAACTGTTCTGCGGGATCGGTCCGCGCCTCCTCGCGATCCTGGGCCGTCTTCGCCTCGCGAGCGCGGTCCATGAACTCCCGAACGCGATCCGATCGTTCCGCCCCACCGAGCAGGACGAGCGCACCGAGCCGATCGGTCTCGAGGGGGAAGTCACCGCCCCGAACCTGCATGCTGCCGGTTTCGTCCTCGAGCCAGCGCCGCGCTCGTTCGACGCCCTTGCGGGGGATCCGGTCGGATTCGCCGGCGACGACCAGCAGCGCCGCCTCGGCCGCCCTCGTGTCGGGCATGCTCGTCCCGGTTAGCAGCGCCTGTCGCGAGACGCTCATCGCGGTCTGGATGTTCTCGGCGCTGTCCTCGCTCGCGAGTTCGCTGGCGTAACCGAGGACGGAGACGCCGCCCGCGCGGAGGGTGTTGATGACCTCGCTCGAGTCGACCACACTTTGCCCAACGCCCTCGACGGCCTCGCCGGAGGCGAAGAGCAACCCGACGCGCTTGGCGATCTTGCCGTTGATCGTGTCGAACGCGCCCTCGACGCTCTCGCCCTGTTCGTGCCACGCGTCGTTGTCGATGAGCAGCGTCGAGTCCGCCTCGCGGACGAGCGTCTTCAGGGATCGGCCGGCGTTGGCCTGGTAGAGCGATCCCTCGTTGCGTCCCGGCAACACGCCGAGCGCGTAGACGGGAACGTCGTAAACCTGCTGGAGGTGGTGGACGAGAACCGGTGCACCGCCGCTTCCCGTCCCGCCGCCGAGGCCGGCGACGACGAAGATCGCCTCGGCGCTCGAGGTGACCCGCCCGTCGAGCGAGCCGAGTACCTGCTGGATGTCCGACTGCATGATCTCGGTGCCGAGTTCGTTGTCAGCGCCGACGCCGTGCCCGTTGACGCGGTCCGCGCCGATCAACTGGGTGTCGACGAACTCGAGCGATTGGAGGTCCGCTTCCGCGGAGTTGACGGCCAGCGCGCCCTGAACGGCACCGAAGCCCATATCCGCGTCGAACCGGGCGAGCCGTTCGGTGACGTTTCCGCCGGCCTGACCAACCCCGATCAGGGCAACTTTCATAGCTCTATCATGAAAGGCGGGTCAATTGAACGTTCCGGTGAGCGAGACCGACGGGCGGTCGAATCGGAAGCGAACTCGAGGGCGGGTCGCCGGCGGGGGTCGGGACGCTGCCGCCGGTCGCGCACGCCCAATGGCAATACCTTTCAGCCCGATGCTCGTTTCATCCGGCATGTTCTACGAACAGCGGATGACCGTTCCCGACTCGCCCGCTGCTCTCCGTGCGGAGTACGACGAGGACCTCAGGGCGATCGTCGAGCAACGCGGTCCCGACGCGGTTGCCGACCGGACGGACGTCGACCGCGAGACCGTCGACGCCCTGCTCGAGGGGGGCTCCCCCGACCTCACGCTCGTCGAAGCGGCCCAGATCCAGGCGCTCGAGGACGGCGAACCCGACCCCGACGAGATGGTGACGATCGCCTGCGAGCACCTGCTCCTGGGCATGTCGACGGCCGTCCTCGACGTCGACGCGATCGAGAGCGAGGTGGCCCTCGAGATGGACGCAAAGGAGATCCAACAGAAGATCGAACGACGCGCGCCGATGTCGCTCGAGGAGTTCGTCCACGTGCAGTACGTGATCGCCGACGGCGCTCCCTGATCGGCGGCGACGGCGACTGAGTTCGTCCTCAGGGCGGCTCGGTTTCGGCTCGAGCGTTCGAACTATGTGCGCTCGTCCACGAGTCGGAGTATGAACGTTGCAATCCTGGGCTGTGGCCACGTCGGCCTCGAGTTGGGCCGACAGCTTACGGACCGCGGCCACGACGCGGTCGGCGTTCGCCGGTCGAACGAGGGCGTCGAGCGGATCGAGGATGCCGGCTTCGAGGCCGTACGAGCCGACGTCACCGACGCGACGGAACTCGAGACGGTGCCGGACGTCGATGCGGTCGTCTTCGCGGCCAGCAGCGGCGGCCGCGGGGCGGCGACGGCCCGCGAGGTCTACGTCGAGGGACTCCGGACGGCCGTGGAACACTTCGGCGAGCGCGAGAGCGCTCCCGAGCGGCTGATCTACACCTCCTCGACGGGAGTCCACGGCGACCACGACGGCGACTGGGTCGACGAGGAGACGCCCATCGAGCCCACGACGGAGAAGACCGAGGTGCTCGCCGACGCCGAGCGAATCGCGCTGGAGTTGCCCCCCGAGTACGGCTTCGAGGGAACCGTCGCGCGCTACGCCGGCCTCTACGGCCCCGGCCGGTACCGCCTCGAGCGCTACCTCGAGGGGCCGGTCACCGAGGGCTTCCTGAACATGGTCCACCGCGACGACGCCGCGGGGGCCGTCCGCTACCTGCTCGAGGCGGACCTCGCTCGCGGCGAGGTCGTCCAGGTCGTCGACGACGAACCCGCCCACAAGTGGGAGTTCGCCGACTGGCTAGCCGAGAACTGCGGCGTCGACGACCCGCCGAAGCGGACGAAAGCCGAACGGCTCGAGGACGCGGACCTCTCGGCGTCGGGCCGGCGTCGAATCCTGACGAGCAAGCGCTGTTCCAACGAGAAACTGCGAGCCCTGGGCTACGAGTTCGCCTACCCGACGTACCGAACGGGCTACCGCGACGCGATCGAAGCGTACCTGAACGACGCCTGATCCGGGACGCCGCGAGGTGTCACCTGAGGGTAAATTTCTTGAGGGTGCGATTTGATTGTGGGGTATGAGCGCCCAGATCACCTCGATCAGCGCCGCGTTCGTCGAGGTGGATCCGCTGGCGATCGAGACGGTCGTCGACCTGGCGCAATCGCTCGAGCCCTTGATTCTTTCGTTGCTCGTATTGGCGGCTGTCGCCGTCGTTCTCGGCGGCTGGTGGGTCGTACGCTGGTTTCGCCGTCCGCCGGGCGTTCGCCTCCAGCGTCTCCTGGGTAACTACGAGGAGGTCGCGGTGTTGATGCACCCCAATCCGGATCCGGATGCCATGTCCTGTGCGATGGCGGTCGAACGAATAGCGGATTCCGTCGGGACGGACGCGACGTTGCAGTACGCCGGCGAAATCCGTCATCAGGAAAACCGCGCCTTTCGGACCGTTCTCGACCTGGAGATGGAGTCGATCGAAGCGAGTTCACAGCTCGCCGCCGACGCCGTCGTGCTCGTCGACCACAACACGCCGCGTGGCTTTGCGGGCTCCCAGACGGTCGAGCCGATCGCGGTCGTCGATCACCACCCCGGAAACGGGACGGGGACGGAGTTTACGGACGTCCGTACGGAGTACGGTGCCGCATCGACGATCCTCGTCGAGTATCTGGACGAACTCGGCGCGACGATGGGGGGCGACGGTGGGTTCGACGTGCCGACGAAACTCGCAACCGGACTGCTCTACGGCATCCAATCGGACACGAACCACCTGACGAACGGCTGCTCGAGCGCGGAATTCGACGCCTCGGCATCGCTCTTTCCGGGAATCGACGAGGACCTGCTCGATCGGATCGCGAACCCGCAGGTCAGCGACGATGTCCTCCACATCAAAGCGAGGGCGATCACCGAGAAACGCGTCGAGGGTCCCTTCGCCGTCTGCAACGTCGGTACCATCTCGAACACCGACGCGATTCCCCAGGCCGCGGACGAACTCATGCACCTCGAGGGCGTGACAGCCGTCGTCGTCTACGGCGAAAACGACGGGACGATTCACCTCTCGGGCCGCTCTCGAGACGATCGGGTGCATATGGGAGAGACCCTCCGCCACGCCATTAGCGACATTCCGATGGCCAACGCCGGCGGACACGCTCGGATGGGCGGCGGACAGGTTTCGGTCGATCACATGAACGGGATCGGCCCCTCCGACGGGGTCAGTCTGACCGAGTTCGAGGATCGACTCTTTTCGTCACTGGCCGGCGAGCGGTGAGCAGCCGGGGACGACAACAGTTGGTCGGTTGCGTACCGCCGAGGGCCGACAGCGAACCTATTCGGCGTCGACCGAAGCAACCGCATCGGCCGCAGCAGCGACGATTCCCCGAGCGTCCTCGAACAGCGCCTCGGCTCGCTCCGGATCGCGCGCCTCGGCCGTAATACGGACGACGGGTTCGGTCCCGCTGGGTCGAACGAGCGTCCAGCCGTCGCCGTGATCGATCCGGAGGCCGTCGAGCGCGTCGACCTCGAATTCGCGATCGCGAACCGTTTCCTCGACGCGCTCCATGACCGCCGCCCTGTCTTCGACGTCGATCGAGGTCCGCCGGATCGGGTACGTCTCGAGGTCGTCGATCGTCTCACCGAGCGGGCCGTCTCGAGCGGCCATCGCCGCGAGTTTGCAAGCGGCCAGCGGACCGTCTGGACAGAGCGTTTCGTCGGGCCAGATCCACGCGCCGCTGGGTTCGCCGCCGAAGACCACGTCGGGTTCGGTCGCTCGCTCGGCGACGTAGACGTCGCCGACGGCCGTCCGCGTCACGGTGGCGCCGGCGGCCGACAGCGCGTCGTCGACGGCGAGGCTCGTGTCCACCGGCGCGGCGACCCGCTCCCCGTCGCCGGCCATCTCCCGGGCGAACAGCGCGAGCAGGAGATCCTTCGGAACGAACCTCCCGCGGTCGTCGACGGCCACCATCCGATCGCCGTCGCCGTCGTGGGCGACGCCGAGATCCGCGTCCGTCGCGCCGACGAGTTGCTGGAGGTCCTCGAGTGTCTCCGCGTTGGGCTCGCTGGGTCGGCCCGGGAACCGGCCGTCCTGCTGGCCGTTGAGCGTGCGGACCGAACAGCCCAGTTCGACCAGCGTATCCGCCGTCACGCTCCCGGCACCGTTGCCGACGTCGACGACGACGTGGAGTCCCTCGAGGTCGCCGACGGTCTCCCGAATCGCCTCGGCGTGTCGCTCGAGCAGCCCCTCGTGGCGTTTCCGATCGCCCAGCCCGGTCCACGACTCGAGGTCGTAGCGCTCGTTCTCGACGCGGTCCGCGATCGCCGCTTGGCGCTCGGTATCGAACGCTTGCCCGGACGCCGACCAGAGCTTGATGCCGTTGTCCTTCGCCGGATTGTGCGAGGCGGTGATGACGACCCCCGCGTCGGCCTCGAGCCAACTGACGCCGCGGGCGACCGTCGGCGTCGGCGCGACACCGACCTCGAGCACGTCCCCGCCGCACTCTCGAACGCCGGCGGTCAGCGCGTCGACCAGTATCGTCCCGCTCTCGCGGACGTCGCGGCCGACGACGACTCGTTGATACCCTTCGGAGGCGAGTGCTCGCCCGACGGAAAGCGCCAGTTCGGCAGTCACCTCGTCACCGACCTCCCCGCGAATACCGCTCGTTCCGAACATGCTCGAGTGATAGGACGAGCGGGTACATAAACATCGGAACACCGCCTAGCGTTTTGAGACAGTTCGTGACGGGTGAGTTGCTATCGATGGCCGTGCGAGGATGCCTCACGAGGTCGGTCGCGAGACCCCTCGAACGGAACTAAACGCGTTGCTTAAGTCGCTCGCCCCACGTAGCCCGGATACCAATGGAATTCTGCGACGAATGCGGTTCGATGATGAAAGCGGACGACGGCGTCTGGGAGTGTGGGAGCTGTGGCTATACGAAGCCGAAGGGCGACGCCGACGACTACATCGTCACGGATGATCAAGAGGCGGGCGAGGTTATCGAGTCGTCCGGAGAGACGTCCCTGCCGGAAACGGACGCCCGCTGTCCCGAGTGTGGCCACGACCGCGCCCACTGGTACATGCAACAGATTCGGTCGGCCGACGAGAGCGAGACGCGCTTTTTCATCTGTTCGGAGTGCGAGCACAAGTGGCGCGAAGACGATAACTGACGGCAACCACCCGCTCGCTCCCGATCGACGACGCCTGTCATTCGACCGAAAGTTACCAGAACGATTAGTATTGTCTGACGTACGTTTATGTGGACGGACGGACCCCTAGCAGATATGTCGAAAAACCGCGTCGAGGAACTCGAAGCGACGGTTGCGGAACTCGAGTCGACGGTAGAGGGACTCACGGACGAACTTGTCGAATCGAAGGAGCGCATTCGGGTTCTCGAGGCCGAACTCGATACCGAGACGCCGACCCGCGTTCCGAAGCGGCGCACCGATAATGCGGACGCGGCGGACGTCGAAGAGACGCAGGAAGCGGCACCGGACGAGGTGGCCGAAGCGACCGCCGATGCGGACGTCGAAGAGGACGCGGCCCAGGACGAAGCGGAAGACTCAGGTAGCGACGACATTATTGTCGCATAACTACGTGGCGACGGCGCGGTCACGATCGATTCGCGCTCGTCTCAGCCACGATCTCTGATGACGGAGGGCTCGCTAAGAGAATGTATATCAAGGCACTCGTTCTGGACAATTTCAAGAGCTTCGGCCGCAAGACGAAGATCCCCTTCTACGAGGACTTCACGGTCGTCACCGGGCCGAACGGCTCCGGTAAGTCGAACATCATCGATGCCGTTCTCTTCGCGCTGGGGCTGGCTCGCACCCGCGGCATTCGCGCCGAGAAACTGACCGATCTCATCTACAACCCCGGTCACGACGGCGGCGACGAGTCGTCGGGGCCGCGCGAGGCGACCGTCGAAGTGATCCTCGACAACACGGACGAGACGCTCGAGCGCTCGCAGGTCGTCAACGCCGCCGGAAGCGAGGACATCGGCGATATCGACGAGATTCGCATCCGTCGGCGGGTCAAGGAAACCGAGGACAACTACTACTCCTACTACTACCTCAACGACCGCTCGGTCAACCTCTCGGACATCCAGGACCTCCTCGCACAGGCCGGCGTCACGCCGGAGGGGTACAACGTCGTCATGCAGGGCGACGTGACCGAGATCATCAACATGACGCCCCACGCGCGCCGGGAGATTATCGACGAGATCGCCGGCGTCGCCGAGTTCGACGCCAAAAAGGAGGACGCGTTCGAGGAACTCGAGATCGTCGAGGACCGGATCGACGAAGCCGAACTCCGGGTCGAGGAGAAACGCGATCGGCTCGCCCAACTCGAGGACGAACGGCAGACGGCCATGCGATACCGACGCCTCCGCCGCGAGAAGGAGGAGTACGAGGGCTACAAGAAGGCCAGCGAACTCGAGGAGAAACGCGAGGCGCTCGGGAACGCCGAGGATCGCGTCGAGAGCCTCGAGGACGAACTCGAGGGGCTCCAGCGCGAACTCGACGAGCGTCAGGGTACGGTCGTTCGCCTCCAGGAGGACCTCGAGGACTTAAACGCCGAAATCGAACGCAAGGGCGAGGACGAACAGCTCCGGATCAAAAGCGAGATCGAGGAGATCAAAGGCGAGATCTCCCGACTCGAGGACAGGATCGAATCCAGCGAGGAACAGATCGAGGAGGCGGAGTCGAACCGCCGTGAGGCGTTCGTCCAGATCGACCGCAAACAGGAGCAGATCGAGGACCTCGACGGCGAGATGCGCGAGCACAAACTCGAGAAGGCCTCGATCAAAGGCGAGATTCAAGAACGCGAGCGTGAACGGGACGAACTCGAGGCCGAGATCGACGCCGTCGACACCGAATTCGACGAGTTGAAAGCCGACCTCGCGGAGCGCAAAGACGACCTCGAGGAGGCCAAAACGGCGAAAAACGACCTCCAGCGCGAGCAGGATCGCCTGCTAGACGAGGCGCGACGGCGATCGAACGCGATCAGCGAGAAAGAGGAGACGATCGAGCAACGCCGCACGGAGCTTCCCGAAATCGAGAGCAAGCGCTCCGAACTCGAGCGGGAACTCGAGAAGGCGGAGAAGAATCGGACGAACATCGCGGGCGTCGTGGACGATCTCAAGGGCGAGAAGCGCCGCCTCCAGTCGGACGTCGACGATCTGGACGACGATATTCAGGCGAAACAACAGGAGTACGCCGAACTCGAGGCCAACGCGGGCGAGAGCGGCGACTCCTCGTTCGGTCGCGCCGTGACGACGATCCTCAACGCGGGGATCAACGGCGTTCACGGCGCGGTCGCCCAGCTCGGGACCGTCCCCGGCGAGTACGCCGTCGCCTGTGAGACCGCGGCGGGCGGTCGGCTCGCGAACGTGGTCGTCGACGACGACATCATCGGCCAGCAGTGTATCGACCACCTCAAGTCGCGCAACGCGGGACGGGCGACGTTCCTGCCGATGACGGACATGAACCAGCGTCGGCTCCCGAACGCGCCGAGCGATCCCGGCGTCGTCGACTTCGCATACAACTTGGTCGAGTTCGACGGGCAGTACGGCGGCGTCTTTTCCTACGTGCTCGGCGACACGCTGGTCGTCGAGGATTTAGAGACCGCCCGCTCGTACATGGGCGACTACCGGATGGTCACCCTCGACGGCGACCTGGTCGAGAAAAGCGGCGCGATGACCGGTGGCTCCGGCGGCGGTTCGCGCTACTCCTTTACCGGCGGCGGCGAGGGCCAACTCGAGCGCGTCGCCAAACAGATCACGGAGCTACAGGACGAACGCGAGAGTCTACGCGAGGA
The genomic region above belongs to Natronorubrum halophilum and contains:
- a CDS encoding glycoside hydrolase family 2 protein, giving the protein MGAKWTGGVVNRRGDDGPPTVEEWLPVSVPGRPAAFGDAAGPIAYRTTFGDPRSDAGERALVELRGIYARAEIWLNGDRLGAHDSTVLPFRAAFDPRPENELVVVCERPDPLTGIYGSDELPDEFATPAIRWGVGFESRPRTFLRRFEARSRLTEDGGVIDVEAEVDAGESTDDAITFSVRPEGFRGGGTMQRASVQAAAGERVTVSRTLEIREPSLWWPRGYGPQQRYAVRAKLGEESLERTVGFREIERDGEGILVNGTQVRARGFTRLPGGDPATDVERAVGANATLLRARTPVPPTFYDACDEAGVLVWQDLPTGGPNADRSLERTRLLAAALERTYGHHPSLAIYGGHDDPSRPFDGLYGGGFLTKLRFRYRARRTTADRPSTAAIAEVLPDDRPVVTSAGPPGTDSDAALIFPGWQYLEADAVEWLLERDRSIGPFVGGFGAGSLTAADVDPADIPGLDEAALEHWVGADPTVEASQTYQARTLKTVAEALRRRRSGVLVAATLRDATPGGGAGVLTRTGEEKEAYRALARSFEPVQAILDGPPEPGSVGITLCNDTHEEVETTVSWRAGEAGDETVVRVGPLETADAGTAEIPRTASGIELTVGGNDRAVTNQYHL
- a CDS encoding tubulin/FtsZ family protein: MKVALIGVGQAGGNVTERLARFDADMGFGAVQGALAVNSAEADLQSLEFVDTQLIGADRVNGHGVGADNELGTEIMQSDIQQVLGSLDGRVTSSAEAIFVVAGLGGGTGSGGAPVLVHHLQQVYDVPVYALGVLPGRNEGSLYQANAGRSLKTLVREADSTLLIDNDAWHEQGESVEGAFDTINGKIAKRVGLLFASGEAVEGVGQSVVDSSEVINTLRAGGVSVLGYASELASEDSAENIQTAMSVSRQALLTGTSMPDTRAAEAALLVVAGESDRIPRKGVERARRWLEDETGSMQVRGGDFPLETDRLGALVLLGGAERSDRVREFMDRAREAKTAQDREEARTDPAEQFADDRLENLF
- a CDS encoding DUF5791 family protein, which encodes MFYEQRMTVPDSPAALRAEYDEDLRAIVEQRGPDAVADRTDVDRETVDALLEGGSPDLTLVEAAQIQALEDGEPDPDEMVTIACEHLLLGMSTAVLDVDAIESEVALEMDAKEIQQKIERRAPMSLEEFVHVQYVIADGAP
- a CDS encoding SDR family oxidoreductase, producing MNVAILGCGHVGLELGRQLTDRGHDAVGVRRSNEGVERIEDAGFEAVRADVTDATELETVPDVDAVVFAASSGGRGAATAREVYVEGLRTAVEHFGERESAPERLIYTSSTGVHGDHDGDWVDEETPIEPTTEKTEVLADAERIALELPPEYGFEGTVARYAGLYGPGRYRLERYLEGPVTEGFLNMVHRDDAAGAVRYLLEADLARGEVVQVVDDEPAHKWEFADWLAENCGVDDPPKRTKAERLEDADLSASGRRRILTSKRCSNEKLRALGYEFAYPTYRTGYRDAIEAYLNDA
- a CDS encoding DHH family phosphoesterase, coding for MSAQITSISAAFVEVDPLAIETVVDLAQSLEPLILSLLVLAAVAVVLGGWWVVRWFRRPPGVRLQRLLGNYEEVAVLMHPNPDPDAMSCAMAVERIADSVGTDATLQYAGEIRHQENRAFRTVLDLEMESIEASSQLAADAVVLVDHNTPRGFAGSQTVEPIAVVDHHPGNGTGTEFTDVRTEYGAASTILVEYLDELGATMGGDGGFDVPTKLATGLLYGIQSDTNHLTNGCSSAEFDASASLFPGIDEDLLDRIANPQVSDDVLHIKARAITEKRVEGPFAVCNVGTISNTDAIPQAADELMHLEGVTAVVVYGENDGTIHLSGRSRDDRVHMGETLRHAISDIPMANAGGHARMGGGQVSVDHMNGIGPSDGVSLTEFEDRLFSSLAGER
- the glmM gene encoding phosphoglucosamine mutase, with the protein product MFGTSGIRGEVGDEVTAELALSVGRALASEGYQRVVVGRDVRESGTILVDALTAGVRECGGDVLEVGVAPTPTVARGVSWLEADAGVVITASHNPAKDNGIKLWSASGQAFDTERQAAIADRVENERYDLESWTGLGDRKRHEGLLERHAEAIRETVGDLEGLHVVVDVGNGAGSVTADTLVELGCSVRTLNGQQDGRFPGRPSEPNAETLEDLQQLVGATDADLGVAHDGDGDRMVAVDDRGRFVPKDLLLALFAREMAGDGERVAAPVDTSLAVDDALSAAGATVTRTAVGDVYVAERATEPDVVFGGEPSGAWIWPDETLCPDGPLAACKLAAMAARDGPLGETIDDLETYPIRRTSIDVEDRAAVMERVEETVRDREFEVDALDGLRIDHGDGWTLVRPSGTEPVVRITAEARDPERAEALFEDARGIVAAAADAVASVDAE
- a CDS encoding transcription factor S, producing the protein MEFCDECGSMMKADDGVWECGSCGYTKPKGDADDYIVTDDQEAGEVIESSGETSLPETDARCPECGHDRAHWYMQQIRSADESETRFFICSECEHKWREDDN
- a CDS encoding DUF7518 family protein, with the translated sequence MSKNRVEELEATVAELESTVEGLTDELVESKERIRVLEAELDTETPTRVPKRRTDNADAADVEETQEAAPDEVAEATADADVEEDAAQDEAEDSGSDDIIVA
- the smc gene encoding chromosome segregation protein SMC, with the protein product MYIKALVLDNFKSFGRKTKIPFYEDFTVVTGPNGSGKSNIIDAVLFALGLARTRGIRAEKLTDLIYNPGHDGGDESSGPREATVEVILDNTDETLERSQVVNAAGSEDIGDIDEIRIRRRVKETEDNYYSYYYLNDRSVNLSDIQDLLAQAGVTPEGYNVVMQGDVTEIINMTPHARREIIDEIAGVAEFDAKKEDAFEELEIVEDRIDEAELRVEEKRDRLAQLEDERQTAMRYRRLRREKEEYEGYKKASELEEKREALGNAEDRVESLEDELEGLQRELDERQGTVVRLQEDLEDLNAEIERKGEDEQLRIKSEIEEIKGEISRLEDRIESSEEQIEEAESNRREAFVQIDRKQEQIEDLDGEMREHKLEKASIKGEIQERERERDELEAEIDAVDTEFDELKADLAERKDDLEEAKTAKNDLQREQDRLLDEARRRSNAISEKEETIEQRRTELPEIESKRSELERELEKAEKNRTNIAGVVDDLKGEKRRLQSDVDDLDDDIQAKQQEYAELEANAGESGDSSFGRAVTTILNAGINGVHGAVAQLGTVPGEYAVACETAAGGRLANVVVDDDIIGQQCIDHLKSRNAGRATFLPMTDMNQRRLPNAPSDPGVVDFAYNLVEFDGQYGGVFSYVLGDTLVVEDLETARSYMGDYRMVTLDGDLVEKSGAMTGGSGGGSRYSFTGGGEGQLERVAKQITELQDERESLREELRGVEERLDDARDRKTDAADEVRSIESEIEKLDDQRDSIESEIETLENDLEEIEDERESVDERMTEISAEIEEQTAAVEEIEADIATLETELADSKIPELTEQIETLEAEIDEREDRIADLDGKLNELSLEKEYAEDAIEDLHDDIETAQNRKAEHEDRIEECEDAIEGKRDELEDKREAVADLEEELTELKADRSDLKEELSEARTKRDKQQDQVNAVESKLADNRSRVSDLEWEIESLESEVGDYDPEDVPDHETVLEMIDILQADMEAMEPVNMLAIDEYDEVRGDLEELEDAKATLVEEAEGIRERIEHYETQKKRTFMDSYEAIAAHFTEIFEKLSEGTGTLHLENEEDPFDGGLTMKAQPGDKPIQRLDAMSGGEKSLTALAFIFGIQRHNPAPFYALDEVDAFLDAVNAERIGQMVDELSEKAQFVVVSHRSAMLDRSERAIGVTMQQDNVSAVTGIDLSNEGDGEEVPASD